Within Vicia villosa cultivar HV-30 ecotype Madison, WI linkage group LG1, Vvil1.0, whole genome shotgun sequence, the genomic segment tttttaataaaaaaatctaattaaaccgacaatccaaatCAAATCAAACTAAAACAAAACCGATTGTTTCTAATTCGGTTCTAAAACTGAACCGAAACAATAAAAACTTATGTGATTTGGTTCGGTTCTCGGTTATAATTTTTAGGAATTGCCAAaccgatgaaccgaaccaatggaAATAGTTAGGCTCTAAATCTTTTATTTCACCCATCATTAAAACTAAATTTTGTATCTCTTCAGCCATTATTCATCTTTGTTTACACTTCATTCCTTTCAGCAAAACACACATTTAGAACTAAACTCCAAAACATAGAAAGTAGAAACCATAAGTCACCAAAAACTTGTTTACACTGAACTGCTGCTCTCATTGCCCGctaccattgttgctctcactatcATCATTCTTATAAGTTATGGCCACCTTCTTTATTTTCAAGTTCTCTTcactaattttcatttttttgttaaCTTTTTTATTTCCTCTTCTTCAACATAATTGAAGGTGTGAGGAAAAGCACAAGAAAtgaggggtttgaattgggttttccaCTCTTGACAATTTTTTCGTCTCTTAACAAAGTTGTGTTAAATGATGCTTTCAAATGCATTGCGGAAGCATAAACAGTAGAGTAAAGCATGGGCAAAAGTAAAAAACACAtgatatatcctggttcacttgagaaaccctcaagctagtccagtccaccctaccaaggtgatttcgccttgaattcaaggacttaatccactataaccaaattgaTTACAATCTGCACAAACAACTATTGTGACTAACCACCACTAAGACTACCATCTTAGTATTCCCAAAGCTTCTGACCTAGCCGGTCCTTTGAGGAATACAATACTTTCTTAAAGCTTCTGACCAAATGGTCCTTTAGAAGAATTGTAGAAAACCTTCCTAAAGCTTCTGACCAACTGGTCCTTTAGAAATAAACAACCAACTATTTGTTTTTACAAGGTTTATTTACCAGATAATGCTTCTACACAATCATATGTAAACTCAATTAAGTACACCAGAAGATCCTAATACACACTAATAATATTACATTGTTTTGTAACTTTTAATGTAGagtcttcttttcttcaagtAGCTTCTTCACAGGCAACAACCCAAAGCACTTTAATTATTTACGTCTTCTTCTTTATAAGCTTCTGAAAGCTTTGTTGATCTTGATGTAGCAAAGAGAAGAACTTCTTCATCTTGATTCACCTTAGAGTATTCTGGACAACAACCCTTACTCTATTTAATTCGATGATCACTTTAGAGCATAACATTCATGTTTTAGATTtgtaattgaagcttccatgatcATATTCATTATCTTATAATAATCAACAACTTTTTAGGAGCCATTTGAACAACAATTGTTCTTGTTGTTATTTTACTGGTTGATGTTTTAGTTGTGTTCCAATAGTGACCACTTCCATTTTAACATGAACAACAACAACCGGCTTTGAGCATGTGATTCTCTCCTTATATAGACAAGAAAAATACACCCTTTGAGGAACATCTGGCTATTGAAAACGAGTCGTTACATAATGATTGAGAGTAGTACTGTCCCGTCTTTCCTTTTTTCATGATTCAAACTAGTGGAGAGGTAGTGGGATAAAGCTTTTTCGTACTGTGTACTTATCATTGCTAACAGTAACATTTGTCTTCTAAACTTTAGAGGCTTATGCTGGTAGAGGATTGAATCATGAGTAGAGTCGTGATACTTGAAACTCGAGATGATTAAGTCTtccgtttttcaaaacttgttcactcagaaccttgtctttgaaaCTTTCAGCACTTATCTTCAGGACTTTCAGTTTTCAGAACTTCAACCTTTAGGATCCTTAAGTCTTCAGAATCTTCATAGTcgtgtcttcagagtctttctgCACTTGGTTcttctaaaaattataacttcaAAATCTTCGTTGGCTTCAGAGTTAGAACCACTCTCAGAACAGAAATCATAGGAGCATTGCAACAGCAATATCAAACATCCTTGGATCTTTCTGATTTTGATCAAATACTAAAGCATACTTGTTTCTCCAATATGCTTGTGACTTGTGTTACACATAGTAACTCGCATACGATCTTCAGCGCACATCTTGATATTGTTTGTTTGATCTGATAACTTCAATAAGCATGGTCTTGCACAGAAACAAACATCAGAATACAAAATAGTTCTTTCACAAATACTCAATTCTTGTTCTTACAATAATTTCTTCTAGTCTTGTTACACAAAttttgatgtgtgtttgaggtgtgaaacatgttaattgatgtgtGTTTTATTGTGTTATAtttgttaagctttcaaatccctTTCCAATATTCTGATGCTAAGTGtgaacttttatatttgatagtgaacttatttcatgatggattaataacaacttgtaatttatttgaaaaaatagagcatgaaataaattacatgaaatgtattattttaaaaataatagcataaaatacactAAAAAACACGATAGTGGATAATACAGTGATTAATTCaatgtttgaaaaaaaaacattgaaAACTGATCacccgaaccaaaccaaatcgaaccggttagtttgatttggttccgtttttaaaaaatgtcaaaaaccgaaccaaaccaaactgatgGAAACATTATGGATTCGGgccttttttaacaaaaaatcgATCCAAAATCGATTCGATTACACCCCTACTTTTGATATTTTGTTACTGATCACAAtacttattttattataattaaaaaaattctttatttaaaatacaaattgttatttttaaatgtcaatttttttcttcatttcacgaacctttttatttttgtatttttatttaactcTTTTTTATAGGTAGGTTATTCTTTCCATTAATATTTTGTGGAAAGTTGACTTGTTATGTGTCATGTTTGACTTAAATATGAGATCTTCATACCTCTTCATCTCTCGTGTCGCCTCATTTCCCCTTCTTCCTCCCCATTCTTCACTTTCCACATTCAACACCACAATTCCTCTTCCATCTCACAAACCACAGCTCCAATTAAATGTTCCAAACTCATTGTCTCTCTTCCAAACCACACATCCTTTTTCATCACACACCGCTTCCCCTTCTTCCTTTGCACTTCAATGGCTCTCATTCACAAAGACATTCTCAAATCTCTTTACTCTGAGCGTGAAGTCCACCACCACTTCCAATATTCTCTTCATTGTTAGATTGGATTCTTGGCACTCTCTCTATATCTCTCTCATTTATGTTGTAATCCTTTgatatatttgtatatttgtaaCCCCTTCAGTTatcaatttgattttatattgCTTTGGTTGAAATGCAATTTTATTAGTAATAATTATTTTGTGACTACTCTTTGGGATTTGTGATTTTAATCTAATTTAACTGCAAACCAACTTACTGCTCCAGTTATCTAACTTATCTTACTCATGAAAAAAGTGTTGATGGTGATGTTAATGTAGGGTGTCAGTTATAACTTGAAAGTCTCACACAATATTGAATGTTAAAATGAGTGCTctacaattaaaatataataaaaaagaaataagtttATAAACTGAGTGTGAAAATAAAACctctatttctttttttgttgttaaagATTTGTGCAATTAAGCTTATAAACTTAAGATGTGATGTATTAAGTCAAGAAGTCCCGTCATCACAAAAAAGTTATAAAGAtcatagtataattttttttcaacaaGTTTAAGGAAGATCATGTTCTCGTTTCCTTTCCAACTTTTTTTCTAGAGTTGAAATGGCCTGCAATTTAGGCAAACAATAAATCAATGTTTTTTTATATCGGGTCAAGTCTTGTATGGGATCATATGTCAAGGAATTAGAAGTCCTTGCAACATGCTATTTGGAAAGACGTTAATGGTCTTGTCATGTTAGTTGTTAGTTGGTAGATGATCGATTAACACATTTGTGAGAGTGTTGTGCTCAATTCAGAATGGCTCcctataatttaaatataatgaaGATTTTCGAGGCAAAACACACGTATAAACCACATACCTCCATGCCGACCATTGTGTTATTTGAAGCTCCCCTTCTGGTTGAAGTTGACTATTTTCAGGTGCGATAAATCGTTCCCTAAAAGGACATCATACGGTAGAGATGGTTTATGCGTCCAACACATATTAGACGCGATGTGCAGAGAAGGTTTGAGTATGGAAAGAGATCTTTTGTATGCACTACTATAGTTGTTAATGTATGGTCAAGAGGTAAATGTTTAATGATTTTGACAAAGTTTGTAGCTTTCACACACTTGACGTCGTTATTAAAGTCTGATGATAGGATACTCCATATTGTAGTAGGTTTTGTTTAGAGGTCCCCAATATCCAAGCTTGCATGTTGGTAAAACTAAGGCACAATATGTCAATGAATTTCAATTTGGAGTCGGGGTATTCGTGGTACTATGAAATATGTTGGTAAAAATAAGGAATAATATGTCAATGTATTTCAATTTGGAGTCGGGGTATCCGAGGTACTGAGGCCATTTTACACAATGCCAATAGGGTGTTGAACAAGCGATACAGAGATGGTTTTTTGGCTACGGTCTCAGTAGATTTTGTGAATGCCTTCAACATGGTAGATTGGTTTGCACTACTGTGCAGAGGTGGGGATGAGATGTCCATCTATTTCTTTGTGGGTTGAGTTTCTTTATGGTTAGGTAGTGAGGTTGTACCTTACAGATGAACATATTATGTCAGCCACCAAAGTGCAATAAAGAGACTTATTAGGACCATTTTTTCTCTTGCATTACACTCTCTTATTCATAAGATCAGGGACAATTGCAAGTTTCTTCTTCATACATGTTATCTTGATGATGTGACCATTGTAGGGGATTTAAAAAGGGTGGATAAAACCCTTTATATCATTCGGAAGATGGGTCTAGAATTGAGTCTTGAATTGAATAATCGTAAGACTTAGATCTTTTGGACTACAATGACGGTAAATTTTGTGGGGGTTATTCTCGTTAGTTGAAATAGATGTTTTACCTTAGGGTTGTCTATGAAGATAGTTGTAGAGGTAGTTAAGTTAATGTATCTTCTTCCATATTTAAGGAACCACATAGTAAGCTTCTTTTACTTCGATCCTGCATAGGTATCACAAAACTATTTTTTGGCCTTAAAACATGTCAATCGATTCACGAGGACACAACTATTTGATTTGATAAAGAGCTGCAAAGGGAAGTTGATCAAACATTGTAGTTAGTACAAGTCCTTTCTTCAGGGATCTTCAATGGATTGTGGTCTATTTACCTATTAGACTTGGGGGATTGAGTTTGTAGTCGGCAGTATATGCTGCCTTGTATGTTTTTGTGGTTTCTAGAGCCAAATCATGGGTATTACAACATCATATATTGAAAGACAGTGAGATATATTGTTCCTACATACTCTGATTTCGTTAGAGTTTTGGATGGTTTTAGTGGTACGATTCTTGATTTTAACTTTATGATTTTACTAGCAAGGACACCGTCTCTCCTAAAACCCAACATGTTTACTCATACGAGGTAATAAGTTAAATACTTAGACTAACAAATGTTCCAATGTATGTGTGAGTAAGAGAAAAATATGCATGTGTGTACTTGATTGGGGTTCTCCCACTTATGGGACTAAGGACGAGACATTTTATTGTGGGATAGACAATTTCTCTCAAAATCACTTCAAGTAAAGTGGTCAAACAGGAACAATCATGTTTTAACAATCAACATGTCTTTATACCATTTGCATATGACACTTTTTTCTTTCTATCACCAGAGATACTGAATCGTTTACAAAGAGTTAAGAGGTTATACATAATAATATTGTGCCTCTTAGTACTATAAATATAGTTTTTCTGATAATTTGATTttgcaataaaaaaataatagtgtTTATCTTCCATTTCCATTGTGTAGTACTTATTACTTCAATATTAACCTTTTCATCTAGAAAGAAAAATATCCACATAAAATGAAGTATATGTAGTCTTCATTTTCTAAAAGAAACGTCATCAATTTCTATAtggtaaataaaaaaatgtaaggGCTTCTTTtcatgaaaataaaaagtaaactCATATTCTaaaattagtgatgctaattgaGTTTTGTAAAAGTCTAATAAAAGTTTGCAAGATTTAAAAAATAGAGAAGATCTATGCTCATACACAAACATGAATTAGTTTCGCAAGAGGAGAGACCCTGCTCACTAATTCCACCTTAAAATTAGCTTAATCTAAAAACAAACCATAAAATTTCTATACATTATGCGGCTTCTACCCATCCTTATTTATAGAAAACATAGTTAATCTCCAAACCTCACATTTTCCATAACAACTTCTAAACCATTCTTTAATTAATCTTCATTCAACGATAATTCTACTTTGGACACCAATCTGAAATGCACACTCCTTCAAGGTTTGACAAAGGATTGCCATTGCCTCATCAACAAAACCATTTCCCTCTATAGAGTATAAACTCGGACAATGCAAATTCATAATTAAAGTGAAGACGCGGAATTAGCTAGAAAGAAATCTTTGTAATCAAGATTATACAGAAATAAAAGACAAACAGATAACGCTGTTATAAATCAAGATGAGTGGTGAGGAAGATacaaaaagaaagaagagaatcGTCATAATATGCACCTCAAGCTTTTTACTAGTGGCTATGGTGGTTGCTGTGACCGTTGGCGTGAATAATAGCGATGGTGTCAACGGCCAAAGTCGCATAAGTTCAACCCAGAAAGCCGTGAAAACCTTTTGTAGTCCAACAAGTTTTAAAAAAGATTGCGAGGAAAATCTATTGGCAGAAGTAGGCAGCACAACAGACTCAAAAGAACTCATGAAATTGGCTTTCAATATCACCGTTGCGAAGATCAGAAAAGGAATTGAGAAAACAGGTCTCTTGGAAGATGTTGAGAAGGAACCTAGGGCAAAAATGGCTCTTGATACATGCAAGAAGCTAATGGATCTTTCTATCGGCGAACTCCAAAGGTCAATCGAGGGAATAACAAGTTTTAATATCAACAATCTAGAAAGCATTCTCGTGAGTTTAAGAGTTTGGTTAACCGGTGCAATGACATATCAAGAAACATGTTTAGATGGTTTTGCGAACATCACTAGTGAAGCTGGTACGAAGATGAAACACATTTTAAGACTTTCGAAGCGTATGAGTAGTAATGCACTTGACGTTGTTACGGACTTGGAAAACGCTGTGAAGGATATTAATGTAACAAAAGATGAACGTCGTCTGTTTGAAGATTATAAAAGCTCTTACGTTGGCGAACAAGTTGGTCATGATGATGTTAACGAGGTTCCTTCTTGGGTTGGTGATGGTTCGAGTGCTGGTGTTCGTAGACTCCTTCAAGTTGCTCAAAATAAACTCAAGGCGAATGTGGTTGTGGCTCAAGATGGTAGTGGAAAGTTTAGGACTATCAATGAAGCTTTGAAGCTAGTGCCAGTaaatggccaaaaaccttttgttATTTATATCAAGCAAGGTGTTTATCGCGAGTATGTTGATATTACCATACTAATGACTAATGTTGTGCTCGTTGGTGATGGTGATACGAAAACAATAATTAGTGGCAACAAAAACATGGCAGATGGAATTGCAACTTATGCAACCCCTACTCTTGGTACGTAAATCTTTTATTCTTGAAAAAATGTTTCACACACCTTTTTTCGTACACTTGTGCGACATTCTGTTGATTCAGTTGAGTAGATAGTTACTTCAATTCAAATTTTACAACGTGAATTCAACTAATTATCTATTCAATTGAATCATCCATGGTCTTACATATGCTTAGCCAATTGTATAACAGAAGTACTATGAAAAAGGGTGTGTTTATCGGGAcagtttatcattttattttgcgTAACTATTTCAATTTTTCTAATATTAAGGAAAAAAAACTAGTAATATATTGATGGTTTTGCATATGCTTATTGCAGCTGTTGGAGCAGATTATTTTGTTGCAATGAGCATAGGAATTGAGAATACAGCAGGACTCCTAAAACAACAAGCTTGCGCCTTAAGAGTCCAAGGCGACAAGGCAATTTTTTACCAATGTTCAATACACGGATATCAAGACACATTATATGCACACACTATGCGTCAGTTTTATCGCGATTGTACGGTTTCAGGCACGATTGATTTTGTGTTTGGCAACGCGCAAGCCGTTTTCCAGAACTGCACATTCATAGTTAGAAAACCACTAGATATGCAACAATGCATTATAGTTGCACAATCCAGAACAGAGGAAAACCAACCATCAGGAATAGTAATTCAAGGTAGCCGCATTGTCTCTGATCCTCCAGATGCTCCAGCCACCTACAAAGCTTATCTCGGCCGTCCGTGGAAGAATTTCGCGAGGACTATTGTCATGGATACTTACATCGGAGAGGTGATTCAGCCTGAGGGGTTTATGCCATGGGAAGAACCGGATAAACGACTTACTGGAATGGACACTTGTTATTATGCTGAGGTTAATAATACTGGTCCTGGTTCTGATAAATCAAAGCGCGTAAAATGGCCTGGGATTAAGAACCTTACACCTGAATCTGCACATGCTTTCGATCCAGGTTTGTTCTTTCAGGGAGATGATTGGATTAAGAATACTAAAATTCCATACTCTTCTGGCAGCATGGCAGCCCCAAAACCAAAGCAGCCAACCCCACAGAAGTCAACCCCACAGAAGGCCCAGCCGCCAACCCCACAACAGACAACCCCCCAAAAGACCCAGCCACCAACCCAACAGCAGACAACCCCCCAGAAGACCCAGCCACCAACCCAACAACAGCCATTCTTTCCAAACCCAAAgttttaaataaatgattttcaggAGGAGCAAATGCCAATATTTGTACATATAGTTTTCATATTTACTAGATTACATAGTATGAAATTGCTACATTTCATGTTATAGATGATTATGGGCAATTTCTGAATCCATAAATTCAATGATAATTTCTCAAACTGCCCCATCATGTTACAACCACACTTTTGTAGTGTATTTAACCTATTTTAGCAATATAGGAGGGAGAATTGAGAAATTATCAATTCATAATTGATGTAGATTTTGACGTTTTATTTTCAAGCGGCTTGATAATAATCCTATTTTATGTTACAATTTTTTCTAAGTTTAGTTTTATATTTGGCCGTTGCAAAATATAGAATACTATAGTTTTAGTCAATATGAatattttgttttggttttaataTTTGTGACAAAGCTTATCTAACTTGTTTTTGTTAAAGATGTATAATTTATGGTGTTAGGAGGTTACTTGGTGATTAAGTAAGAAGttgttttgtgaaaaaaaattattttctaactGAATTTGTTTTGGCAGTTAGAGGTTGAAAGTTAGTTAGGGTTTGTTGGATTATTTGGTGCGCAAGCAATCTCATTTTATATAACCTAACTTTGTAAAACTTAAGTCTAATGTAGGTGAAGGTTAATATGGTGAACCAAATTTATTGGTCTATCAAGGTGAACTAAAAATGACTTATTATTACAACTTAaacaagtttttatttatttatataaaagatCAATATTACTTTAATTACTTCCAGTTTTTACATAAACAcctcaaaaaaataatattatttattgacaaaaataaatattttatttataaattataaaatatttaattaataaaaaataaaaattatattaatataattcaTTTCTTTAATAAATACTATCTAATAACTCCAAAAGGATCACTTAATGA encodes:
- the LOC131616019 gene encoding pectinesterase-like, which codes for MSGEEDTKRKKRIVIICTSSFLLVAMVVAVTVGVNNSDGVNGQSRISSTQKAVKTFCSPTSFKKDCEENLLAEVGSTTDSKELMKLAFNITVAKIRKGIEKTGLLEDVEKEPRAKMALDTCKKLMDLSIGELQRSIEGITSFNINNLESILVSLRVWLTGAMTYQETCLDGFANITSEAGTKMKHILRLSKRMSSNALDVVTDLENAVKDINVTKDERRLFEDYKSSYVGEQVGHDDVNEVPSWVGDGSSAGVRRLLQVAQNKLKANVVVAQDGSGKFRTINEALKLVPVNGQKPFVIYIKQGVYREYVDITILMTNVVLVGDGDTKTIISGNKNMADGIATYATPTLAVGADYFVAMSIGIENTAGLLKQQACALRVQGDKAIFYQCSIHGYQDTLYAHTMRQFYRDCTVSGTIDFVFGNAQAVFQNCTFIVRKPLDMQQCIIVAQSRTEENQPSGIVIQGSRIVSDPPDAPATYKAYLGRPWKNFARTIVMDTYIGEVIQPEGFMPWEEPDKRLTGMDTCYYAEVNNTGPGSDKSKRVKWPGIKNLTPESAHAFDPGLFFQGDDWIKNTKIPYSSGSMAAPKPKQPTPQKSTPQKAQPPTPQQTTPQKTQPPTQQQTTPQKTQPPTQQQPFFPNPKF